In Proteus vulgaris, one DNA window encodes the following:
- the rpsP gene encoding 30S ribosomal protein S16, protein MVTIRLARGGAKKRPFYQVVVTDSRNARDGRFIERVGFYNPLATGNAEELRLDVDRVEHWVAQGATVSERVAGLIKSAKKSA, encoded by the coding sequence ATGGTAACAATTCGTTTAGCTCGTGGCGGCGCAAAAAAGCGTCCGTTTTACCAAGTAGTAGTAACCGATAGCCGCAATGCGCGTGATGGTCGTTTCATTGAACGCGTAGGCTTTTATAACCCACTGGCAACCGGTAATGCAGAAGAATTACGTTTAGACGTAGACCGTGTTGAACACTGGGTTGCTCAAGGCGCAACTGTTTCAGAACGTGTTGCTGGCCTGATCAAATCAGCGAAGAAAAGCGCTTAA
- the ffh gene encoding signal recognition particle protein yields the protein MFENLSDRLSRTLRNISGRGRLTEENIKETLREVRMALLEADVALPVVRDFIARVKESAVGHEVNKSLTPGQEFVKIVQNELVNAMGEVNTDLDLSAQPPAVVLMAGLQGAGKTTSVAKLGKFLKEKKKKKVLVVSADVYRPAAIKQLETLAETVGIDFFPSTVQENPVTIASNALKHAQLQFYDVLLVDTAGRLHVDEGMMEEIQLLHKAINPVETLFVVDAMTGQDAANTAKAFNEALPLTGVVLTKVDGDARGGAALSIRHITGKPIKFLGVGEKTEALEPFHPDRIASRILGMGDVLSLIEDIESKVDRAQAEKLATKLKKGDGFDLNDFLDQLKQMKNMGGMASMLSKMPGMSQVPDAVKSQMDDSILVKMEAIINSMTKKERQKPEIIKGSRKRRIATGSGTQVQDVNRLLKQFDDMQRMMKKMKKGGMAKMMRSMKGMMPPGFPGR from the coding sequence ATGTTTGAGAATTTAAGTGACAGATTATCGCGCACGCTGCGCAATATAAGCGGTCGAGGAAGACTGACCGAAGAAAACATTAAAGAGACACTGCGTGAAGTGCGTATGGCGTTATTAGAAGCCGACGTTGCCTTGCCAGTGGTTCGTGATTTTATTGCGCGAGTTAAAGAAAGCGCAGTAGGACATGAAGTTAACAAAAGCCTGACACCGGGTCAGGAGTTTGTGAAGATAGTTCAAAATGAACTCGTCAATGCGATGGGTGAAGTCAATACTGACCTTGATCTTTCTGCTCAGCCACCTGCTGTTGTTTTAATGGCAGGCTTGCAAGGTGCTGGTAAAACAACCAGTGTTGCAAAATTAGGTAAATTCTTAAAAGAGAAAAAGAAGAAAAAGGTTCTGGTTGTTTCTGCTGACGTTTATCGCCCAGCGGCAATTAAACAACTTGAAACATTGGCTGAAACAGTTGGCATTGATTTCTTCCCATCAACAGTGCAAGAAAACCCTGTAACGATTGCAAGCAATGCATTAAAACATGCACAGCTTCAATTTTATGATGTATTACTTGTGGATACCGCAGGACGCTTGCACGTAGATGAAGGCATGATGGAGGAGATCCAGCTTCTTCATAAAGCCATTAATCCAGTTGAAACTTTATTTGTTGTTGACGCTATGACGGGTCAAGATGCAGCAAATACAGCAAAAGCCTTTAACGAAGCGTTACCATTAACAGGGGTTGTCTTAACGAAAGTTGATGGTGATGCGCGTGGTGGTGCGGCGTTATCAATTCGTCATATCACTGGCAAGCCTATCAAATTCCTCGGTGTTGGGGAAAAAACAGAAGCTTTAGAACCTTTCCACCCAGATCGTATTGCCTCTCGTATTTTAGGCATGGGTGATGTTCTGTCTTTGATTGAAGATATTGAAAGCAAAGTTGATAGAGCTCAAGCTGAAAAGCTGGCGACGAAACTTAAAAAAGGTGATGGCTTTGATCTAAATGATTTCTTAGATCAATTAAAGCAAATGAAAAACATGGGCGGCATGGCGAGTATGTTAAGTAAAATGCCAGGTATGTCTCAGGTGCCAGATGCTGTAAAATCACAAATGGATGATTCAATTTTAGTGAAAATGGAAGCTATTATTAATTCCATGACTAAAAAAGAGCGCCAAAAACCCGAAATCATCAAAGGGTCTCGAAAACGCCGTATTGCGACGGGTTCAGGAACGCAAGTGCAAGACGTCAACCGTTTGTTAAAACAGTTTGATGATATGCAACGCATGATGAAAAAAATGAAAAAAGGTGGCATGGCTAAGATGATGCGTAGCATGAAAGGTATGATGCCACCGGGATTTCCAGGCCGTTAA